The following are encoded in a window of Lates calcarifer isolate ASB-BC8 unplaced genomic scaffold, TLL_Latcal_v3 _unitig_5243_quiver_792, whole genome shotgun sequence genomic DNA:
- the LOC108874171 gene encoding uncharacterized protein LOC108874171 isoform X21, whose protein sequence is MEERVCIFLLVLFFSHHVVSGTLVVNVAQTFYQAEENHHITLEWTFTPKTLSSSNIYILCQLITDQKVSKVLFHLHEGVEVSESQDEQFSGRVQFDKDVLREGRLRLHVSRLRTEDSGLYLCEVNTESGSSSDKCRLSVTGNHQITCQTEPNQAEEGGDVSLQCRLDPSVDLRKETLEFTRADLNREDDVVHLYRHEKDQTDPQMDQYRDRTTLIHEDLIRGIISLKISSLTLTDSGLYRCYVPGLAASATITLTVVRKDQDNRTNTTIIEPEKPGAEENKRVGVIVGGVLTVVALILVLILIGVLVKRRNLMRKKDEFTTTRPPVTENTEPEKPVIHQLTCQTEPNQVEEGGDVSLQCRLDPSVDLRKETLEFTRADLNREDDVVHLYRHEKDQTDRQMDQYRDRTTLIHEDLIRGIISLNISSLTLTDSGLYTCYVPGLADSCTITLTVVRKKDEFTTTRPPVTENTEPEKPGAEKMNVGAIVGGVLGLIFFGVVGALLVFIIIIDLVKRRNLWMKKKQEAEKTPNISEMEKLETTSTEGDEELHRAAENASGNFLKEITDQRASRLFHLHEGVEVSESQDEQFSGRVQFDKDVLREGRLRLDVSRLRTEDSGLYLCEVNTESGSSSDKCRLNVTVIHQITCQTEPNQVEEGGDVSLQCRLDPSVDLRKETLEFTRADLNREDDVVHLYRHEKDQTDPQMDQYRDRTTLIHEDLIRGIISLNISSLNLTDSGLYTCYVPGLADSATITLTVVEKDQDNRTNTTTIESEKPGAEKMDVGAIVGGVLGALIGLGLILIGVLVKLGIIRMKKKQEAEKTPNISEMEKLETTSTEGDEELQKTLQETS, encoded by the exons atggaggagagagtctGTATCTTCCTGcttgttttattcttcagtcATCACGTTGTCAGCG gaacactTGTAGTGAATGTGGCACAGACCTTCtatcaggcagaggagaaccaccacatcacactgGAATGGACCTTCACACCCAaaactctcagctcctccaacaTTTATATCCTCTGTCAACTGATAACTGATCAGAAAGTCTCAAAAGTCCTGTTTCATCTCCATGAGGGTGTTGAGGTCTCAGAGTCTCAGGATGAACAGTTTTCAGGACGAGTCCAGTTTGACAAAGACGTCCTCAGAGAAGGACGACTCAGACTTCATGTGTCCAGACTCAGGACTGAGGACTCAggtctgtacctgtgtgaggTCAACACAGAGTCCGGTTCAAGCTCTGACAAGTGTCGACTCAGCGTCACTG GAAATCATCAGATCACCTGTCAGACTGAACCGAACCAGGCAGAAGAAGGTGgtgatgtttcactgcagtgtcGTCTGGATCCATCAGTGGACTTGAGGAAAGAAACACTGGAGTTTACCAGAGCTGACCTCAACAGAGAAGATGATGTGGTCCACTTGTACCGCCATGAAAAGGACCAAACTGATCCACAGATGGATCAGTACAGAGACAGGACGACTCTGATCCATGAAGATCTGATCAGAGGAATCATCAGTCTGAAGATCTCCTCATTGACCCTGACAGACAGTGGACTGTACAGATGTTACGTCCCAGGACTAGCAGCCAGTGCTACCATAACTCttactgttg tgagaaaagaccaagacaacaggacaaacacaacgaTCATCGAGCCAGAGAAACctg gagctgaggagaatAAGAGGGTTGGTGtcattgttggtggtgttctCACTGTTGTTGCTCTTATTCTTGTCCTCATTCTTATTGGAGTCCTGGTGAAACGTAGAAATCTCA tgagaaagaaagatgagttCACAACAACGAGACCtccagtgacagaaaacactgagccagagaaacctg TGATTCATCAGCTCACCTGTCAGACTGAACCGAACCAGGTAGAAGAAGGTGgtgatgtttcactgcagtgtcGTCTGGATCCATCAGTGGACTTGAGGAAAGAAACACTGGAGTTTACCAGAGCTGACCTCAACAGAGAAGATGATGTGGTCCACTTGTATCGACATGAAAAGGACCAAACTGATCGACAGATGGATCAGTACAGAGACAGGACGACTCTGATCCATGAAGATCTGATCAGAGGAATCATCAGTCTGAACATCTCCTCATTGACCCTGACAGACAGTGGACTGTACACATGTTACGTCCCAGGACTAGCAGACAGTTGTACCATAACTCttactgttg tgagaaagaaagatgagttCACAACAACGAGACCtccagtgacagaaaacactgagccagagaaacctg gagctgagaaGATGAATGTTGGTGCCATTGTTGGTGGTGTCCTTGGTCTCattttttttggtgttgttgGTGCTCTTCTTGTCTTCATTATTATCATAGACCTGGTGAAACGTAGAAATCTCT ggatgaagaagaagcaggaagcagagaaaacaccaaacatctctgagatggaaaagctggagacgacatcaacagaaggagatgaagagctgcacagagctgcagaaaacgcTTCAGGAAACTTCCTGAAAGAG ATAACTGATCAGAGAGCCTCAAGACTGTTTCATCTCCATGAGGGTGTTGAGGTCTCAGAGTCTCAGGATGAACAGTTTTCAGGACGAGTCCAGTTTGACAAAGACGTCCTCAGAGAAGGACGACTCAGACTTGATGTGTCCAGACTCAGGACTGAGGACTCAggtctgtacctgtgtgaggTCAACACAGAGTCCGGTTCAAGCTCTGACAAGTGTCGACTCAACGTCACTG TGATTCATCAGATCACCTGTCAGACTGAACCGAACCAGGTAGAAGAAGGTGgtgatgtttcactgcagtgtcGTCTGGATCCATCAGTGGACTTGAGGAAAGAAACACTGGAGTTTACCAGAGCTGACCTCAACAGAGAAGATGATGTGGTCCACTTGTATCGACATGAAAAGGACCAAACTGATCCACAGATGGATCAGTACAGAGACAGGACGACTCTGATCCATGAAGATCTGATCAGAGGAATCATCAGTCTGAACATCTCCTCATTGAACCTGACAGACAGTGGACTGTACACATGTTACGTCCCAGGACTAGCAGACAGTGCTACCATAACTCttactgttg tggaaaaagaccaagacaacaggacaaacacaacgaCCATCGAGTCAGAGAAACctg
- the LOC108874171 gene encoding uncharacterized protein LOC108874171 isoform X11, giving the protein MEERVCIFLLVLFFSHHVVSGTLVVNVAQTFYQAEENHHITLEWTFTPKTLSSSNIYILCQLITDQKVSKVLFHLHEGVEVSESQDEQFSGRVQFDKDVLREGRLRLHVSRLRTEDSGLYLCEVNTESGSSSDKCRLSVTGNHQITCQTEPNQAEEGGDVSLQCRLDPSVDLRKETLEFTRADLNREDDVVHLYRHEKDQTDPQMDQYRDRTTLIHEDLIRGIISLKISSLTLTDSGLYRCYVPGLAASATITLTVVRKDQDNRTNTTIIEPEKPGAEENKRVGVIVGGVLTVVALILVLILIGVLVKRRNLMRKKDEFTTTRPPVTENTEPEKPVIHQLTCQTEPNQVEEGGDVSLQCRLDPSVDLRKETLEFTRADLNREDDVVHLYRHEKDQTDRQMDQYRDRTTLIHEDLIRGIISLNISSLTLTDSGLYTCYVPGLADSCTITLTVVRKKDEFTTTRPPVTENTEPEKPGAEKMNVGAIVGGVLGLIFFGVVGALLVFIIIIDLVKRRNLWMKKKQEAEKTPNISEMEKLETTSTEGDEELHRAAENASGNFLKEITDQRASRLFHLHEGVEVSESQDEQFSGRVQFDKDVLREGRLRLDVSRLRTEDSGLYLCEVNTESGSSSDKCRLNVTVIHQITCQTEPNQVEEGDVAELQCRLDPSVDLRKETLDFTRADINKEVVHAYRHEKDQTDPQMDQYRDRTTLIHEDLIRGIISLNISSLTLTDSGLYTCYVPGLAASATITLTVVEKDQDNRTNTTTIESEKPGAEKMDVGAIVGGVLGALIGLGLILIGVLVKLGIIRMKKKQEAEKTPNISEMEKLETTSTEGDEELHRAAENASGNFLKEV; this is encoded by the exons atggaggagagagtctGTATCTTCCTGcttgttttattcttcagtcATCACGTTGTCAGCG gaacactTGTAGTGAATGTGGCACAGACCTTCtatcaggcagaggagaaccaccacatcacactgGAATGGACCTTCACACCCAaaactctcagctcctccaacaTTTATATCCTCTGTCAACTGATAACTGATCAGAAAGTCTCAAAAGTCCTGTTTCATCTCCATGAGGGTGTTGAGGTCTCAGAGTCTCAGGATGAACAGTTTTCAGGACGAGTCCAGTTTGACAAAGACGTCCTCAGAGAAGGACGACTCAGACTTCATGTGTCCAGACTCAGGACTGAGGACTCAggtctgtacctgtgtgaggTCAACACAGAGTCCGGTTCAAGCTCTGACAAGTGTCGACTCAGCGTCACTG GAAATCATCAGATCACCTGTCAGACTGAACCGAACCAGGCAGAAGAAGGTGgtgatgtttcactgcagtgtcGTCTGGATCCATCAGTGGACTTGAGGAAAGAAACACTGGAGTTTACCAGAGCTGACCTCAACAGAGAAGATGATGTGGTCCACTTGTACCGCCATGAAAAGGACCAAACTGATCCACAGATGGATCAGTACAGAGACAGGACGACTCTGATCCATGAAGATCTGATCAGAGGAATCATCAGTCTGAAGATCTCCTCATTGACCCTGACAGACAGTGGACTGTACAGATGTTACGTCCCAGGACTAGCAGCCAGTGCTACCATAACTCttactgttg tgagaaaagaccaagacaacaggacaaacacaacgaTCATCGAGCCAGAGAAACctg gagctgaggagaatAAGAGGGTTGGTGtcattgttggtggtgttctCACTGTTGTTGCTCTTATTCTTGTCCTCATTCTTATTGGAGTCCTGGTGAAACGTAGAAATCTCA tgagaaagaaagatgagttCACAACAACGAGACCtccagtgacagaaaacactgagccagagaaacctg TGATTCATCAGCTCACCTGTCAGACTGAACCGAACCAGGTAGAAGAAGGTGgtgatgtttcactgcagtgtcGTCTGGATCCATCAGTGGACTTGAGGAAAGAAACACTGGAGTTTACCAGAGCTGACCTCAACAGAGAAGATGATGTGGTCCACTTGTATCGACATGAAAAGGACCAAACTGATCGACAGATGGATCAGTACAGAGACAGGACGACTCTGATCCATGAAGATCTGATCAGAGGAATCATCAGTCTGAACATCTCCTCATTGACCCTGACAGACAGTGGACTGTACACATGTTACGTCCCAGGACTAGCAGACAGTTGTACCATAACTCttactgttg tgagaaagaaagatgagttCACAACAACGAGACCtccagtgacagaaaacactgagccagagaaacctg gagctgagaaGATGAATGTTGGTGCCATTGTTGGTGGTGTCCTTGGTCTCattttttttggtgttgttgGTGCTCTTCTTGTCTTCATTATTATCATAGACCTGGTGAAACGTAGAAATCTCT ggatgaagaagaagcaggaagcagagaaaacaccaaacatctctgagatggaaaagctggagacgacatcaacagaaggagatgaagagctgcacagagctgcagaaaacgcTTCAGGAAACTTCCTGAAAGAG ATAACTGATCAGAGAGCCTCAAGACTGTTTCATCTCCATGAGGGTGTTGAGGTCTCAGAGTCTCAGGATGAACAGTTTTCAGGACGAGTCCAGTTTGACAAAGACGTCCTCAGAGAAGGACGACTCAGACTTGATGTGTCCAGACTCAGGACTGAGGACTCAggtctgtacctgtgtgaggTCAACACAGAGTCCGGTTCAAGCTCTGACAAGTGTCGACTCAACGTCACTG TGATTCATCAGATCACCTGTCAGACTGAACCGAACCAGGTAGAAGAAG GTGATGTTGCTGAGCTTCAGTGTCGTCTGGATCCATCAGTGGACTTGAGGAAAGAAACGCTGGATTTTACCAGAGCTGACATCAACAAAGAGGTGGTCCACGCATATCGACATGAAAAGGACCAAACTGATCCACAGATGGATCAGTACAGAGACAGGACGACTCTGATCCATGAAGATCTGATCAGAGGAATCATCAGTCTGAACATCTCCTCATTGACCCTGACAGACAGTGGACTGTACACATGTTACGTCCCAGGACTAGCAGCCAGTGCTACCATAACTCttactgttg tggaaaaagaccaagacaacaggacaaacacaacgaCCATCGAGTCAGAGAAACctg
- the LOC108874171 gene encoding uncharacterized protein LOC108874171 isoform X43, with product MEERVCIFLLVLFFSHHVVSGTLVVNVAQTFYQAEENHHITLEWTFTPKTLSSSNIYILCQLITDQKVSKVLFHLHEGVEVSESQDEQFSGRVQFDKDVLREGRLRLHVSRLRTEDSGLYLCEVNTESGSSSDKCRLSVTGNHQITCQTEPNQAEEGGDVSLQCRLDPSVDLRKETLEFTRADLNREDDVVHLYRHEKDQTDPQMDQYRDRTTLIHEDLIRGIISLKISSLTLTDSGLYRCYVPGLAASATITLTVVRKDQDNRTNTTIIEPEKPGAEENKRVGVIVGGVLTVVALILVLILIGVLVKRRNLMRKKDEFTTTRPPVTENTEPEKPVIHQLTCQTEPNQVEEGGDVSLQCRLDPSVDLRKETLEFTRADLNREDDVVHLYRHEKDQTDRQMDQYRDRTTLIHEDLIRGIISLNISSLTLTDSGLYTCYVPGLADSCTITLTVVRKKDEFTTTRPPVTENTEPEKPGAEKMNVGAIVGGVLGLIFFGVVGALLVFIIIIDLVKRRNLWMKKKQEAEKTPNISEMEKLETTSTEGDEELHRAAENASGNFLKEITDQRASRLFHLHEGVEVSESQDEQFSGRVQFDKDVLREGRLRLDVSRLRTEDSGLYLCEVNTESGSSSDKCRLNVTVIHQITCQTEPNQVEEGGDVSLQCRLDPSVDLRKETLEFTRADLNREDDVVHLYRHEKDQTDPQMDQYRDRTTLIHEDLIRGIISLNISSLNLTDSGLYTCYVPGLADSATITLTVAVRKDQDNRTNTTIIESEKPGAEENKRG from the exons atggaggagagagtctGTATCTTCCTGcttgttttattcttcagtcATCACGTTGTCAGCG gaacactTGTAGTGAATGTGGCACAGACCTTCtatcaggcagaggagaaccaccacatcacactgGAATGGACCTTCACACCCAaaactctcagctcctccaacaTTTATATCCTCTGTCAACTGATAACTGATCAGAAAGTCTCAAAAGTCCTGTTTCATCTCCATGAGGGTGTTGAGGTCTCAGAGTCTCAGGATGAACAGTTTTCAGGACGAGTCCAGTTTGACAAAGACGTCCTCAGAGAAGGACGACTCAGACTTCATGTGTCCAGACTCAGGACTGAGGACTCAggtctgtacctgtgtgaggTCAACACAGAGTCCGGTTCAAGCTCTGACAAGTGTCGACTCAGCGTCACTG GAAATCATCAGATCACCTGTCAGACTGAACCGAACCAGGCAGAAGAAGGTGgtgatgtttcactgcagtgtcGTCTGGATCCATCAGTGGACTTGAGGAAAGAAACACTGGAGTTTACCAGAGCTGACCTCAACAGAGAAGATGATGTGGTCCACTTGTACCGCCATGAAAAGGACCAAACTGATCCACAGATGGATCAGTACAGAGACAGGACGACTCTGATCCATGAAGATCTGATCAGAGGAATCATCAGTCTGAAGATCTCCTCATTGACCCTGACAGACAGTGGACTGTACAGATGTTACGTCCCAGGACTAGCAGCCAGTGCTACCATAACTCttactgttg tgagaaaagaccaagacaacaggacaaacacaacgaTCATCGAGCCAGAGAAACctg gagctgaggagaatAAGAGGGTTGGTGtcattgttggtggtgttctCACTGTTGTTGCTCTTATTCTTGTCCTCATTCTTATTGGAGTCCTGGTGAAACGTAGAAATCTCA tgagaaagaaagatgagttCACAACAACGAGACCtccagtgacagaaaacactgagccagagaaacctg TGATTCATCAGCTCACCTGTCAGACTGAACCGAACCAGGTAGAAGAAGGTGgtgatgtttcactgcagtgtcGTCTGGATCCATCAGTGGACTTGAGGAAAGAAACACTGGAGTTTACCAGAGCTGACCTCAACAGAGAAGATGATGTGGTCCACTTGTATCGACATGAAAAGGACCAAACTGATCGACAGATGGATCAGTACAGAGACAGGACGACTCTGATCCATGAAGATCTGATCAGAGGAATCATCAGTCTGAACATCTCCTCATTGACCCTGACAGACAGTGGACTGTACACATGTTACGTCCCAGGACTAGCAGACAGTTGTACCATAACTCttactgttg tgagaaagaaagatgagttCACAACAACGAGACCtccagtgacagaaaacactgagccagagaaacctg gagctgagaaGATGAATGTTGGTGCCATTGTTGGTGGTGTCCTTGGTCTCattttttttggtgttgttgGTGCTCTTCTTGTCTTCATTATTATCATAGACCTGGTGAAACGTAGAAATCTCT ggatgaagaagaagcaggaagcagagaaaacaccaaacatctctgagatggaaaagctggagacgacatcaacagaaggagatgaagagctgcacagagctgcagaaaacgcTTCAGGAAACTTCCTGAAAGAG ATAACTGATCAGAGAGCCTCAAGACTGTTTCATCTCCATGAGGGTGTTGAGGTCTCAGAGTCTCAGGATGAACAGTTTTCAGGACGAGTCCAGTTTGACAAAGACGTCCTCAGAGAAGGACGACTCAGACTTGATGTGTCCAGACTCAGGACTGAGGACTCAggtctgtacctgtgtgaggTCAACACAGAGTCCGGTTCAAGCTCTGACAAGTGTCGACTCAACGTCACTG TGATTCATCAGATCACCTGTCAGACTGAACCGAACCAGGTAGAAGAAGGTGgtgatgtttcactgcagtgtcGTCTGGATCCATCAGTGGACTTGAGGAAAGAAACACTGGAGTTTACCAGAGCTGACCTCAACAGAGAAGATGATGTGGTCCACTTGTATCGACATGAAAAGGACCAAACTGATCCACAGATGGATCAGTACAGAGACAGGACGACTCTGATCCATGAAGATCTGATCAGAGGAATCATCAGTCTGAACATCTCCTCATTGAACCTGACAGACAGTGGACTGTACACATGTTACGTCCCAGGACTAGCAGACAGTGCTACCATAACTCttactgttg CAGTGAGAAAAGACcaagacaacaggacaaacacaacgaTCATCGAGTCAGAGAAACctg gagctgaggagaatAAGAGG
- the LOC108874171 gene encoding uncharacterized protein LOC108874171 isoform X41, giving the protein MEERVCIFLLVLFFSHHVVSGTLVVNVAQTFYQAEENHHITLEWTFTPKTLSSSNIYILCQLITDQKVSKVLFHLHEGVEVSESQDEQFSGRVQFDKDVLREGRLRLHVSRLRTEDSGLYLCEVNTESGSSSDKCRLSVTGNHQITCQTEPNQAEEGGDVSLQCRLDPSVDLRKETLEFTRADLNREDDVVHLYRHEKDQTDPQMDQYRDRTTLIHEDLIRGIISLKISSLTLTDSGLYRCYVPGLAASATITLTVVRKDQDNRTNTTIIEPEKPGAEENKRVGVIVGGVLTVVALILVLILIGVLVKRRNLMRKKDEFTTTRPPVTENTEPEKPVIHQLTCQTEPNQVEEGGDVSLQCRLDPSVDLRKETLEFTRADLNREDDVVHLYRHEKDQTDRQMDQYRDRTTLIHEDLIRGIISLNISSLTLTDSGLYTCYVPGLADSCTITLTVVRKKDEFTTTRPPVTENTEPEKPGAEKMNVGAIVGGVLGLIFFGVVGALLVFIIIIDLVKRRNLWMKKKQEAEKTPNISEMEKLETTSTEGDEELHRAAENASGNFLKEITDQRASRLFHLHEGVEVSESQDEQFSGRVQFDKDVLREGRLRLDVSRLRTEDSGLYLCEVNTESGSSSDKCRLNVTVIHQITCQTEPNQVEEGDVAELQCRLDPSVDLRKETLDFTRADINKEVVHAYRHEKDQTDPQMDQYRDRTTLIHEDLIRGIISLNISSLTLTDSGLYTCYVPGLAASATITLTVVRKDQDNRTNTTIIESEKPGPEEVKDVGAIVVAVLAVLLFIVGLIIGVLVKCRNLSICQRREGGGDQGRELADVD; this is encoded by the exons atggaggagagagtctGTATCTTCCTGcttgttttattcttcagtcATCACGTTGTCAGCG gaacactTGTAGTGAATGTGGCACAGACCTTCtatcaggcagaggagaaccaccacatcacactgGAATGGACCTTCACACCCAaaactctcagctcctccaacaTTTATATCCTCTGTCAACTGATAACTGATCAGAAAGTCTCAAAAGTCCTGTTTCATCTCCATGAGGGTGTTGAGGTCTCAGAGTCTCAGGATGAACAGTTTTCAGGACGAGTCCAGTTTGACAAAGACGTCCTCAGAGAAGGACGACTCAGACTTCATGTGTCCAGACTCAGGACTGAGGACTCAggtctgtacctgtgtgaggTCAACACAGAGTCCGGTTCAAGCTCTGACAAGTGTCGACTCAGCGTCACTG GAAATCATCAGATCACCTGTCAGACTGAACCGAACCAGGCAGAAGAAGGTGgtgatgtttcactgcagtgtcGTCTGGATCCATCAGTGGACTTGAGGAAAGAAACACTGGAGTTTACCAGAGCTGACCTCAACAGAGAAGATGATGTGGTCCACTTGTACCGCCATGAAAAGGACCAAACTGATCCACAGATGGATCAGTACAGAGACAGGACGACTCTGATCCATGAAGATCTGATCAGAGGAATCATCAGTCTGAAGATCTCCTCATTGACCCTGACAGACAGTGGACTGTACAGATGTTACGTCCCAGGACTAGCAGCCAGTGCTACCATAACTCttactgttg tgagaaaagaccaagacaacaggacaaacacaacgaTCATCGAGCCAGAGAAACctg gagctgaggagaatAAGAGGGTTGGTGtcattgttggtggtgttctCACTGTTGTTGCTCTTATTCTTGTCCTCATTCTTATTGGAGTCCTGGTGAAACGTAGAAATCTCA tgagaaagaaagatgagttCACAACAACGAGACCtccagtgacagaaaacactgagccagagaaacctg TGATTCATCAGCTCACCTGTCAGACTGAACCGAACCAGGTAGAAGAAGGTGgtgatgtttcactgcagtgtcGTCTGGATCCATCAGTGGACTTGAGGAAAGAAACACTGGAGTTTACCAGAGCTGACCTCAACAGAGAAGATGATGTGGTCCACTTGTATCGACATGAAAAGGACCAAACTGATCGACAGATGGATCAGTACAGAGACAGGACGACTCTGATCCATGAAGATCTGATCAGAGGAATCATCAGTCTGAACATCTCCTCATTGACCCTGACAGACAGTGGACTGTACACATGTTACGTCCCAGGACTAGCAGACAGTTGTACCATAACTCttactgttg tgagaaagaaagatgagttCACAACAACGAGACCtccagtgacagaaaacactgagccagagaaacctg gagctgagaaGATGAATGTTGGTGCCATTGTTGGTGGTGTCCTTGGTCTCattttttttggtgttgttgGTGCTCTTCTTGTCTTCATTATTATCATAGACCTGGTGAAACGTAGAAATCTCT ggatgaagaagaagcaggaagcagagaaaacaccaaacatctctgagatggaaaagctggagacgacatcaacagaaggagatgaagagctgcacagagctgcagaaaacgcTTCAGGAAACTTCCTGAAAGAG ATAACTGATCAGAGAGCCTCAAGACTGTTTCATCTCCATGAGGGTGTTGAGGTCTCAGAGTCTCAGGATGAACAGTTTTCAGGACGAGTCCAGTTTGACAAAGACGTCCTCAGAGAAGGACGACTCAGACTTGATGTGTCCAGACTCAGGACTGAGGACTCAggtctgtacctgtgtgaggTCAACACAGAGTCCGGTTCAAGCTCTGACAAGTGTCGACTCAACGTCACTG TGATTCATCAGATCACCTGTCAGACTGAACCGAACCAGGTAGAAGAAG GTGATGTTGCTGAGCTTCAGTGTCGTCTGGATCCATCAGTGGACTTGAGGAAAGAAACGCTGGATTTTACCAGAGCTGACATCAACAAAGAGGTGGTCCACGCATATCGACATGAAAAGGACCAAACTGATCCACAGATGGATCAGTACAGAGACAGGACGACTCTGATCCATGAAGATCTGATCAGAGGAATCATCAGTCTGAACATCTCCTCATTGACCCTGACAGACAGTGGACTGTACACATGTTACGTCCCAGGACTAGCAGCCAGTGCTACCATAACTCttactgttg